A region from the Aegilops tauschii subsp. strangulata cultivar AL8/78 chromosome 5, Aet v6.0, whole genome shotgun sequence genome encodes:
- the LOC109740468 gene encoding F-box/LRR-repeat protein 3 yields the protein MSEEEAQRYGGGTGGGGVGALSVDLLGQVLDRVLERRDRKACRLVSRAFARAEAAHRRALRVLRREPLPRLLRAFPALERLDLSACASLDDASLAAALAGADLGTVRQVCLARASGVGWRGLEALVAACPRLEAVDLSHCVGAGDREAAALAAASGLRELNLEKCLGVTDMGLAKVAVGCPRLENLSFKWCREISDIGVDLLVKKCRELRSLDISYLKVSNESLRSISTLEKLEELAMVACSCIDDEGLELLSRGSNSLQSVDVSRCDHVTSQGLASLIDGHSFLQKLYAADSLHEIGQDFLSKLVTLKATLAVLRLDGFEVSSSLLSAIGEGCTNLVEIGLSKCNGVTDEGISSLVACCSYLRTIDLTCCNLVTNNSLDSIADNCKLLECLRLESCSSINEKGLERIASCCPNLKEIDLTDCGVNDEALHHLAKCSELLILKLGLSSSISDKGLGFISSKCGKLIELDLYRCSSITDDGLAALANGCKKIKLLNLCYCNKITDSGLSHLGALEELTNLELRCLVRITGIGISSVVTGCKSLVELDLKRCYSVDDSGLWALARYALNLRQLTISYCQVTGLGLCHLLSSLRCLQDVKMVHLSWVSIEGFEMALRAACGRLKKLKILSGLKTVLSPDLLQLLQACGCRIRWVNKPLVYKDAI from the exons ATGAGCGAGGAGGAGGCGCAGAGGTACGGCGGCgggaccggcggcggcggcgtcggggcgctGTCCGTGGATCTGCTGGGCCAGGTGCTCGACCGCGTGCTGGAGCGGCGGGACCGCAAGGCCTGCCGCCTCGTCAGCCGCGCCTTCGCGCGCGCAGAGGCCGCGCACCGCCGGGCTCTGCGGGTGCTCCGCCGGGAGCCGCTCCCTCGCCTGCTCCGCGCCTTCCCCGCGCTCGAGCGGCTCGATCTCTCGGCCTGCGCCTCGCTCGACGACGCGTCTCTTGCAGCCGCTTTGGCCGGCGCGGACCTCGGCACCGTCCGACAGGTCTGCCTGGCGCGGGCCAGCGGAGTGGGGTGGCGCGGGCTGGAAGCCCTGGTGGCCGCCTGCCCCAGGCTCGAGGCAGTCGATCTGTCGCACTGCGTCGGTGCTGGGGATAGGGAGGCTGCCGCGCTGGCCGCGGCCTCCGGGCTGAGGGAGCTGAATCTGGAAAAGTGCCTGGGCGTCACTGACATGGGACTCGCCAAGGTAGCCGTGGGGTGCCCCAGACTGGAGAATCTGAGCTTCAAGTGGTGCCGTGAAATCTCTGACATCGGCGTCGATCTGCTTGTGAAGAAGTGCCGCGAGCTCCGCAGCCTTGACATCTCCTACCTAAAG GTGAGCAATGAGTCCCTTAGATCAATATCAACACTTGAGAAGCTTGAGGAGTTGGCCATGGTTGCTTGCTCATGTATAGACGATGAAGGCCTGGAATTGCTTAGCAGAGGAAGTAATTCATTGCAG AGTGTTGATGTGTCAAGATGTGATCATGTGACTTCCCAGGGGTTAGCTTCACTGATAGATGGTCACAGTTTTCTCCAGAAGCTATATGCCGCAGATAGTTTGCAT GAGATTGGACAGGATTTTCTATCCAAGTTAGTAACACTGAAGGCAACCTTGGCCGTGTTGAGACTTGACGGCTTTGAAGTGTCATCCTCTCTTCTTTCAGCGATTGGTGAAGGTTGTACCAACTTGGTTGAGATTGGACTAAGCAAATGCAACGGTGTTACAGATGAAGGCATCTCTTCGCTTGTAGCTTGCTGTAGCTACCTAAGGACAATTGATCTCACATGCTGCAATCTAGTCACAAACAATTCCCTTGATTCAATAGCTGACAACTGTAAGCTGCTTGAATGCCTCCGGTTGGAGTCCTGCTCTTCAATAAACGAGAAAGGACTAGAGAGAATTGCGAGCTGTTGCCCCAATCTAAAGGAGATAGATCTCACTGATTGTGGAGTGAATGACGAAG CGTTGCATCATTTGGCGAAGTGCTCTGAACTGCTGATATTGAAATTAGGCCTGAGCTCAAGTATTTCGGACAAAGGCCTTGGTTTTATTAGTTCAAAGTGTGGAAAGCTCATTGAACTTGACCTCTATCG CTGCAGTTCTATCACCGATGATGGGCTGGCAGCCTTAGCCAACGGCTGCAAGAAAATTAAGCTGCTGAACCTTTGTTACTGCAACAAGATAACTGATAGTGGTTTGAGCCACCTGGGCGCTCTGGAGGAGCTCACAAACCTTGAACTGAGATGCCTGGTCCGCATTACAGGCATCGGAATTTCTTCGGTTGTCACTGGCTGTAAGAGCCTGGTAGAACTTGACTTGAAGCGCTGCTATTCTGTCGATGATTCTGGCCTATGGGCTCTTGCTCGATATGCTCTAAACCTTAGACAG CTTACCATATCATACTGCCAAGTTACTGGCCTAGGCTTGTGCCACCTGCTTAGCTCCCTGAGGTGCCTCCAGGACGTGAAGATGGTGCACCTCTCGTGGGTTTCCATAGAAGGGTTCGAGATGGCTCTGAGAGCCGCTTGTGGGAGGCTGAAGAAGCTGAAGATACTCAGCGGTTTGAAGACCGTGCTATCCCCTGATCTGCTCCAGCTGCTGCAAGCCTGCGGCTGCCGCATCAGATGGGTCAACAAGCCTCTTGTCTACAAGGATGCCATCTGA